The genomic stretch GTAAAGGGCAGGAAGGAGGCGAACAGCTCGCCTACATTGGCCACGATCACGCTCATGGCGCGCAGCTCGATATCGCGCCCGTCGAGGGTGAGCCGGAAGGTGAGCGGCGCCGCGTGGAGTGCCTCGCGCATGGCGGCATAGAGGTAGGCGGCGAACCCCCAGCGCTCCTTGAGCGGGCGGGAGGCAGCGGCCATGACGGCGGCGTCGTAGCCGGCGCCGACGGCCAGGGCGAAGGCGCGGCTGTCAATGCGGCCCAGATCCATGGCGGTCACGCGGCCGCGCAGCGCGACGTCGACGGCGCGTTCGAGGTCGAGGGGGATGCGCAGGTTGCGGGCGACCTGGTTGGCCGTGCCCCGAGGGATGATGGCCAGCGCCGTGTCGCTGCCGGCGAGCCCGGTGGCGACCTCGGCCAGGGTGCCGTCGCCGCCCACCATGCAGACGGCGCGGTACCCCGCTTGTGCGGCCTGTCGCGCCAGCTCGGCGGCATGGCCGGGGCGGCCGGTGTCGGCGATGTCGAAGGCGGCGCCCCGGGCGTGGAAGGCGGCGACGACGCGGCGGCGCAGCCGATCCGGCGCCTGGTGTCCGGCCGCGGGGTTGAGGATGACGAAGGTGCGGCCGGCGCAGGCGCCGGCCGCACTGGGGACTGCGGGGTGGTCCACCGGGCCGTGGGCGCGGGAGTCTACCCCTGCAGCTCGGGGCTGCGGGCCAGCTCCTGGAGGCGAGCGATGCGCTCTTCCGTGCTGGGATGGGTGCTGAAGAGGCGGATCAGCCCTGCCCCCCGCACGGCCGCCAGCGGGTTCACGATCGCGAGCTGCGCGGCAGCCGGGTTCACCTGCATGGGGATGCGGTGCGCGTACATCTCGAGGCTGCGCAGGGCGCCGGCCAGCGCCAGCGGCCGGCCGGAGATCTGGGCGCCCGTACGGTCCGCCTGGAACTCGTTCTGCCGGCTGATCGCGAACTGGATGATCATGGCAGCAATGGGCGCGACAATGGCCAGGGCCAGCAGGGCGAAGGGGTTGCCGCCGTCGTCGTCATGACCGCGGCCGAACCCGCCAAAAATGGCGCCCCACTTGACGATGCTGCCGATCATGGCCACGGCTCCCGCCATAGTCGCGGCAATCGTGCCTACCAGCATGTGGCGGTGCTTGACATGCGCCAGCTCGTGGGCGATCACGCCCTCGAGCTCCTCAGGGCCGATGAGGCGCAGGATACCCGCCGTGCAGCAGACCACGGCGCGTTCCGGGCTGCGGCCCGTAGCGAAGGCATTGGGCTGGTCGGAGGGCGCGATGGCCACGGTGGGCATGGGCAGCCCGGCGCGCTGCCGCAGCCGGTCCACCACCCGGTACAGCTCGGGCGCGTCCTCCGGTCCGATAATGCGCGCGCGGTACATGGCCAGGACGGCTTTGTCGCTCCACCAGTACATGGCGAAGTTCATGACGCCGGCGATGGCGAAGAACAGAACAGCGCCGCCCTGGCCGCCAATGGCGCCGCCCAGCACGACGAGCAGGGCGGTGAGCCCTGCCATGAGCAGAAAGACCTTGGTCCGTTCCATGGAACACTCCGGTGTTGGGAATTCGGGGGTAAGATACCCCAGGGGTGGCCGCGTGGTCCAGTTTCAGGGGGCTGGGCGGGCTGAGCTCGGGTTCGGGCTCCGGGGCTGCGCCCCTGGGCTCGGGCTGGGGCTCGGAATAGAGGCCGCTCGTTTATCTCGGGTGCGGAGCTGATCCTGGATCGCGAGCCCGAGCCCAGCGCAGCGGAGCCCAGCGCAGTGGAGCCCAGCGCAGTGGAGCCCGAGCCCGCGTCCCGCCTCCCGCGTGGAGGTTGGGAGGCAGGGGGTCAGTACCCCCAGTCGCGGAAGAGGAAGAAGCCGTAGACCTTGCGCAGCTCGAGGCCCTGTTCCAGGCCGAACGCGGGGTTGCGGGCGAAGCGGTCTTCGGCGAAGGCGGCGGCGGTCCAGGTGGGGTGGAAGCGCCATTCGAGCCGGACGCCCGGCTCGCTGTAGCGCTGGGCGTTGCCGATGCGCTGGGTGAAGGCGAGGAAGAGGTTCTGGCCGAGGTAGCGGCCCAACTCGACCTGGGCGCCGCCCAGCAGGCCGCTGACGGCGGAACCCTGTTGGGGCTCGCCCAGGTTGGTTTCCGCCGCAGTAATGGCCACGTAGTCGAGGCCGAAGCCCTGGGCGAAGGTCTCGAGGCCGC from Gemmatimonadota bacterium encodes the following:
- a CDS encoding diacylglycerol kinase family lipid kinase; protein product: MDHPAVPSAAGACAGRTFVILNPAAGHQAPDRLRRRVVAAFHARGAAFDIADTGRPGHAAELARQAAQAGYRAVCMVGGDGTLAEVATGLAGSDTALAIIPRGTANQVARNLRIPLDLERAVDVALRGRVTAMDLGRIDSRAFALAVGAGYDAAVMAAASRPLKERWGFAAYLYAAMREALHAAPLTFRLTLDGRDIELRAMSVIVANVGELFASFLPFTLPLAPRGCRSWQDGLLDVLVIAPAHLAEFPAVLWQAARQRVGQDRRLLHFQARHIVLHADPPAPVQIDGDPAGQTPVTAAVVPAGVRVLTPA
- a CDS encoding zinc metalloprotease HtpX, whose product is MERTKVFLLMAGLTALLVVLGGAIGGQGGAVLFFAIAGVMNFAMYWWSDKAVLAMYRARIIGPEDAPELYRVVDRLRQRAGLPMPTVAIAPSDQPNAFATGRSPERAVVCCTAGILRLIGPEELEGVIAHELAHVKHRHMLVGTIAATMAGAVAMIGSIVKWGAIFGGFGRGHDDDGGNPFALLALAIVAPIAAMIIQFAISRQNEFQADRTGAQISGRPLALAGALRSLEMYAHRIPMQVNPAAAQLAIVNPLAAVRGAGLIRLFSTHPSTEERIARLQELARSPELQG